A window of Sulfurimonas gotlandica GD1 contains these coding sequences:
- a CDS encoding cold-shock protein: MAELLDGSVKWFNEEKGYGFIQQDNGGQDVFVHFRQVNHTGGGRVSLAEGQKVTYEVGEGQKGPQAENVTPL; this comes from the coding sequence ATGGCAGAATTACTAGACGGTTCAGTTAAATGGTTTAATGAAGAAAAAGGTTATGGATTTATCCAACAAGATAATGGCGGACAAGATGTATTTGTACACTTTCGTCAAGTAAACCACACAGGTGGTGGTCGTGTTTCTCTTGCTGAAGGGCAAAAAGTTACATATGAAGTAGGCGAAGGTCAAAAAGGCCCTCAAGCTGAAAACGTAACTCCACTTTAG